The DNA window aggaaaaaaaaagtgcaattatTGATCCAATAATAACGACATCCAGAGTGGAAGGTACCGATTTATGAACGCTCCGTTTAGTCGAGGTTGCTCAAGTTGAAGATTTTATGCCTTATTTCACACGAAATGCACAACCTCTACCCGAACCGAAGAAATACTCCCACAAATTCTGTGATATGCACCACTCTAGGAGTTTTGGAGGCAAGAGGCCCTTATCACCAACCTTAGAGTAGATCGAACGTTTCTGCAAACTATTCATAGGTTGCATGTGACTTTTTTCTAACCATGTGCATACGTATTGTTGTGAAAAGGCGATGGGTGGTTATAAAACAAGTGACAGTCAAATCGCAGAAGATGCCCATGAATTCTTAAGGGAAGTTTGAAACACTTCTGGTCTTTTAGCATTAAGCCTCATTGCACACATCACACCTAGTCTTATCATCTGAAGCGAAGACCTTGATCTTCAGACGCGACGCGGCGCAGCTGGCTCGGCAAGGGAATAGTAGGGTTAGAGCGCTATCCGCCAATATAATACGTGCTTTTAAACACCTTTGTGATGATATTTTGGTTCATTTTCATGTTCAGTGGGAGGTTTGCGTTCCAAGTTTGTTATGTTATCTGAATTGTTATTTGCTACTGTTTGTTGTCAAAAGACGCTAAACATTGTTGAGATGCTTGATATTCTCCATTTACCATATGTTGTCTTTAGTCCTATCGATATCAAAGTTTGTGACGAGTTCAGACGTCAAACGGAAGTCTTGTTTTGATGTTACCTGCACAATTTTGccctcttttgtttttgcttttagtTCTATGGGTTTCTGCAACTAGGTTTTACTAGCTCATGGAGAGGTGCTTTaacacttttcattttgtagCAATATCAAGATCCTGACCCTGTATAGCTAAATATTACATTCCTTATTAAACCAGAATGTTGAACAATACTATTACATCTGTCATTCCTCGAAATACACACGTTACTCATAGCGAggacttttttctacttttttcactaCCAAACTTCACGATTTCACCACGGATTGATGTCAtactatagtcgggtgaagagcgacatgaagctcagtgcaacTGCGCTCGGAGTTGGGCGGTAGAGCTAACGATTAGGAACGAGGAGGGATCCTTGTCAgtaccactcatcgctgcagttcgctatATTCCCACTTCTATCTCCACCGCAGCTCTTCGAGCGCACCTGCTTGCCCAGTTGCACAGGTACCATTAGCTTGACAGGACTACTTGttgttttcttggaaattggAATCTCATCAGTATTTTACTAACCCATATGTTCGACGCAATCCAGTTACATTTTCTAATATTATTCCTTTGGTCATATCATCTTATATGTTTCTCATCAACCAAGATAGTTATGTATTGGATGCTGTTACTTAAGCTTCCTTACCTGCTTACTTATATACTGCTTACTTTCGTAGTTACTGCTCTTACTTACGTGTTTACGCTTGTAAAGGTTCCTAGTGGTGGACATCTGCGTAGAGGTAATGGtagcaataacaataatataaacattCTTATTATATTAGAGCTAACGCCACTTGAATAATCGAAGTGGAATTCTCATTCATACGTGCGGCAATTGCGCGCTCTAGCACTGCTAATGCTTGGCCGAGCTAATCGCGCCGCTTGGTGAGGTATCGCCATATGATAGTACATATGCCAGCAGTCCTCAAGGGTGAATCAGTTGAGTGAAACTGAGAGTGAAAATAATaacttaaaaaagaataaagtcgaAACTGCTCGGGTGGGTTTTCGGGCTACGGTAGTGACTGCTCGTATTCGCTCTACGCCAAACCTTTGTTGGGGCGTGGATGGGTGCTGCGGTTAAGTTGTTCAACTTTGATGTCATTAGtagttgatttgttatttcatgCAGCTTGCGAACAGTGATACTGGTTCAATTATCCATATTTCTACTACTTGTTCGCATCCTTTGTGTTTGTATGCAGGGATTTGAGCCAGTTAGGTAGACATGCACACAGTCGCTGTTttataaaatagaatttacttcaaatttcattgaaCGTACCATGTATTAGTAACTGTTAAGCCAAAAATTAGTGCATATGGTCCTGTGTATTGTATTTTTAGCTTTTCATCGAACGAATGTATAAATAGGATAGATATTATTAACTGGAACCCATATAATGGTTATAACACAATGGCTTTACGCTTAGCAAGCGAAACAACGGACCCTTACCCCaaggttttatttttactgttcCTTACAGTTTCTAAggagaatttatttttaaaattaagtgTTACGTGATTTTTAATCtcgtatttttcgtttttctgcgGAGAATTTTCGCAATGACAACTTAACAATTTTTAGTTCATTGGGAGCTTCTACACTTGCGGATGTATTCGCTACAAGGAGGTTCCGTTAACAAACCCAGCAATTTTCAATGACGTTATTGGAGTGGTTGATGACAGTCGCGGCGTTCTAGAGAGGAAATACATAGGTattttaacttatttattatttatacgaTGCTTAAGTTATGTAGATATGTCTGTAAGTTTAAATTCGGCATTAGCGGTGTGCTATgagccttttttttaaaactagaCACTTATTTCATGCCGAAAAAATtgatcttattttttgttgtaaccATTGTCATGCTTTTTATTTGTAAGTCTTGccaatgaacaaaaataggAGTTATTACATTATTCTACGTATCCTTTAGAGTTCTAATGAGAGACCCTTCTCTAATCTCAGTTTTCCTTGACATTCCCTCCAACCTTTAGATTCAGAAAAGGATTCTAGTGAagcttaatttttattcataattcTTGCTCTTGATTGTAAGTGAAATTTAGGGAAGTTATGGGCCACTGTTATGTATTCTGACTTTCCATTTGGAGCGTCGTGGATTCTGTGTTTTGTAGACAAGTACATGGGGGAGACTTCTGACTATGTGAGTTCCAGTTGTTTTACGTATGTTCATTGGATTTTGGACTGTAGGAAGGATTTAACTTTTGATCTCCAGGAAAATAAGTTTCCTTACAAAGGAATAGTTGGCGCAGTAAACGAAGGCCCAAGAAGGATTGCTAACTACATTACTTCGCGGGATTTCCCTCACGATGTTCGGTTTTTCACTGGAAGAGACGTGTACGTTTCCTCCTTGTGGTTGATGTAAAGCCTAGTTTCAGtctaacaaaagcaaaaacttgaaatcatttgagaacaatattttttttgcagtattttAGAGGAAGGAACGAGGCAGATAGTTTGCTTGGACGCGAGGTGCTGTTCAACGTTCGTAAAGGAGACCCTGGTTTTGGTCAAAGCTTTTACGTGCTTGGAAAAGTTGAGACTACTGAAAACAGGTCACCTGTCATCATTTATGACAGATATTTTGCGGTAggcttttctttgaaataggGTATTATGGTTGAGACCGGAAGTTGGTTATTCAAGggttaattaaaaattagtagCTCTTCGAAGATATTGCAGCTGCGAAGTTTTGTTTGTGAGTAATCTCTTGCGATGGTGTGTATTCATTCATGTACGCGCAAATGTTGCTAGCGCTATCTTCATCGATGTAAGCCGTTTTTTCTGCGTCATAGGACAAAACGTTATTACCCTTATCcctttacttacttagatacttacttaaatggcccgtcttcactggacgtgcgtgccccagcatctcttccagtcgtttcgttccctcgccattgtcatccaagatgtcgTCAAGATTTGTgggtgacgttgacgaggtccttaagccgcatccagctgagctctcagttggtccatccgtgtagcgaacacatcagcccatctcgttggcggtctccctcgaagACGTTTACCATCTCTTGGGAACCAGTCCAGCgctcttttagtccatctatcgtcgattcttctcatgatgtgaccgacccatctatgttttgctttcgatatatattgcACTAGTTCGCGAAGACGAGACGTtgctcttaagtcggagcagCGAAgcccggctaggtgttgtgtgcgccggttaaacttcagaatacatctctcaagggctctgtgggtactgactagttgttttttgtgagtttcctagacgtggccgcgctgtcgtctccgctgcgtaacagaacgctggaagaactgtcgagtcaaacagatgagcacggagatcttggtccgtagcttctctaacgggtgcgaatgctgcccatgctgctctcatccttccattcagttcttccttcaagtcgttttccctaTTCATAgcacgtccgaggtatacgtatgacgaagttatcACTAcatgggagccttcaagttgtgctaaatgtgcgatgcattcagatcaagcctcaaagtcctttttctttacaacaattccttgttggtcttcgaaattcgatccatcTTTGTCGCGCGCGGCTTCGAAGAACGTTCGGCACAGGGTCTAATcctaatcctctgagcagcatctcgtagtcgtcgtttgggtcctcctcgatgtgccagtcaccttgggacaaggagtccttgAGTACGCTATcatcgtagacgacttcttttctccttcgttaccgatagcagatgttcttttccatcgcgtggctaagtcgtattttcgctttaaggagacggtgatcagaaccactacaaaaagatggtactactgagatgtcaagtagacaccacttccggttggtgagtatgtggtcgatctccgcattgagcgattcccatgtccaccgacgatgatagTTCttaatgaaaagagagttctcatgaaagaggcgagcggctgACAACAGCCCGGAGAGACGgttgccgttttcattccggtcccttAGTCCAAATCTTCTTATCCTGTTTTCCTCTTCTGTAGCccttcctagttttgcgttgaagtctcagACAACGAACTTGTAggaggacttctcgttgcgaaccacttcctccagctcttcttaaaacgcgtccaattctgATTCATCGGCTGCTGACGTTGGTGAGTAGCACTTGTTGATGTTggtgggtttttggcgcagaggggggaggcgaagaatggccagacgaggtgacaggatctcatGAGAATCGACAGGATGGACAAcggatgggtgcacaacaaaaccagcaCCACCTACATCTTGTGACGGAACCTTCtttccacgaatgacgagtgtaccgtcattcatctgtcgtacgtcgctccttctgcacttggtctcctgcagagattacatgaaatttgatacgctctgcagctccgagaaggacatgcaggtcagcgtctgtggacactgttttCGCGTTCTccaagtacacagtctgagacagtctccatagTGAGTTGTGAGtatgtcgccttggtccagaatcaaagacgtcctaagcaacctgagatttgatcgcctctcaccggtcgccacaacgtctgagacggcagggcccattGTACAGAGTACTGAGGAAGTGAATATGTTGgcgtggcaaaaagacttttccccaaactaagctgCCCTGCCACGGCTAGCTTAGCTTTcacgcccaacctatatggatcagggagccactttgcgacattttgctaagacggtggtgaatacTAGGAGCTGTTTtgctcttagctaggcttccgactccgagaagtcggaatatCGGAtgtgtgtcgaactccttctcagcttggaagACCCGGAGGGCGAACTTCcactgtgcatcgcagttcgactcTCAGAGTCACTTCTACGCCACTATGAAGCTGTAAACCTTTGTGGATGGTTCTCCTTTTAATGGaacgtttttcttgttttatgaATTACAGCTATGAAAAGTGGTACTTTAAACAACTTTCATATTATGTGTTCTGTTACGTGAGGCTATTTCTTGTTGATATCAACAGTTTAGTGACTTGTCTTGTATTTTTAATTCTGTACCCAATAAGACCTATTTAGTAATCTTAGCTGCAGGATTCGGGGTAACCTCCAGCGTCATAGAAATTTGGTAGATTTCGAAGTGGTAGGGATTTGAACCTATCTATTTACTGATAATGGTCATTTCGGACTCAGGGAACAAAGGAAATTAGACCCTGCTAAACTTTGTTTCCTAACTTTGTTTCCTTTCCAATACTAGTTAATGGTCAGAAGAACTGGTAAAGCTAAGAACAGATGACCCTGCGTCGagctatcttttttattttaagttgAAACTACTGGTGGAACACATTGGATGTACTGATGAACATGGGAGTAAGATTGTATGGAGTGAACAATGGGAGTTCATCAGGGACGAGTACGATCTTTTCGGAAATCGTGGTGAGACCGGTCTAGTTGCAAGTAATTTTAGAATGCTTATCAAAACTTATATTTTACAGATTACGGCATCTACAGGGTTGAAGCTATTAGGCAATTCAAGCCTGATGAGTTTCCGCGATGGAAGGTTAAAAAGATACTTAATGTTGTAAAGATCTATAAGAGTGGAAAGAATGACATCCTTAATTCCGTAAGTTAACTTTGTCAATAAGCATGGGTGTTATGTATCTTGGAAGTTGCAGCAAGCAGCTCTGCAATACAGAAGAACTCGGAACACTGAATATCTGAAAAGGGAAGGTATGAGCTAGCTCCATGTATACTTGATAAATTCGACAAATATTGTTCTAGGTGAAAGGAGTACATTTAATGAGAAGAATAGTGACTCTGGAATACAGCTGGAAGAGTTAGATGTTGGTGGCTTTCTAATATGGTGgcagttttcaattttaatgtttGAGCTATATTACAGGACAATTTAACGTCAAGAACATCAAGTAGAACTAGTGATCAGATATATCTAGAAAACACTTATAGTGACAGCAAGTACCGTAGTAGTACTGATGAAGAAACAGAGGTAAAAGTTAGCATGAACTAATATATCTTGTTGAAACATCTATAAGTATTTGCtcaaaagcaataaaaactTAACTTAAAAAGTATCGAGTTGAGGAGCTGAGTGGAGAACGAATGCTTCGTATTAGTCTTCATTGAGTTTGTTTATCCATGATGATATTTTATGGTTCAGAATGAACTTCGCATGTATATGCACAAATGTTTGATGTCACTTAAAGTTAGAGCAGCAATGAAAGAAGCGAATCCAGAGTTATTTGAAAAGCTAGTTAAAGCTTTAATGCGTGTTTAGGTATGTTTCTCACGTTTTCCTGCAATTCTCGTTAccgttggtttttttaaaagtatttctttGCAGCGAATTTCTGGGACTGGCTCAATTTTAagttccgttcatttcttctgccATTCTGATTGTGTGTCGCCAGCAGGTGCCtgcatttttttcgtcgttcagGCATCTTCATTTTGTTCCTTAGAATTTACTGGAGgattttattaatattctGAAATGTCAGGGCTTTGAATTTGTCAACTAACAAGAACTGTAGTTTTGATTGCTGTGATTGATGTATGTGTGGAATTGTGAAGGGTTTTCTTGCTCGCCAAAGATACGGATAGATTTATCTTATCCGTATTGCCACGCGGTCTAGTTGTCGACCAAGACTGAAGGATACACTTTATTTACAGTAAAGGTTTATACAGTATTGCCAGTACCAGATCACTGCTTGTTGGTATTGTTTATTGAAGCTGTGCGGGTATTGCGATGCTTGTTGCCTTGTTGGCCGTCGAATGAGAAAGCTGCTCGCACGGTTGTGGAACATCCTTTTATACTCAGGCAAGCGATATGGTTGCGTCGGCGAATGTCAGCATCAAGCgtttcatgtgtttttccaACCGTATTATTGAACTTTCATAGCGCAGCTATAGTATTGATATCTTTGCTGATATTACTACGCAGCGCAAGGAGTCCTGTGCCTGCTCCCGTTCCGTCCTGGATCCAAATCCATTCgtttcaattcatttcattcgacacTTCTAAATTCTTACTTCTTAGGCATTTACTTTCTgtcccattttttttgtgtagctGTGCACAGTTTTCATCTTGTGTATTCGTAATACTAAGGAATCCATTTTTCGCTAGTTCTTCAGTTTCTTCTGATTCCAAGGCCCTCAAAGATATCTGTTTGTAGGAATTTGATTTATGCCCCACTTTTTGTGCAATcgtggggcgggtgtagtgtagcggttaggggtTCCGCTTACTACACAAtcggttcaaatccgccctagtgctcaccaagcctttcatccctccggggtcgataaattggtaccagacttgtctgggaggataaaaatactgacttgacacatcggctagccactgcaagtcattgtataggctagatacacgttcttaaacctcaaacgattctgaattgaagtgaacgatggggcgcatcccaagcggattgattaacgccagaaactttatcctttaactttatcctttatctcatttttctagatttttttctcttctgttaTGGttgtttcttcttaatttgCAGTTTTTAAAGCTGTTGTTGGGTATTTGTTATCGTTAGTTTTGTGATTCATATATtctgattttaaaaagaaaggaactcTTTTTATCTTGTTCGATTGCTTTGCAATGGAACTAACATTAGTCATGTATGCTTTTACGTGTTAAAGAGAGGTAGTCGTGATTATGCATTATACTACGTGCTACTTATTGGTGAtgctttttcttgcttttttttcttttctttttctttttcgtgctTTTTCTATAGGAAAGGAGGTCTAGTTCCATTCTTCTATCAGATAATTTGCAGTGTCAATGAAATAGGTCACCAAATGCACAGCTATGAATTGTTTGTTCATGATTTTGTACAGTGCGGTCAAAACGACTCAATTTATCGTATGATACGAAGCTTCTGTTCATACTGCTTATCTGCTTTGATAGGCCTTATATTGTTGTCTCTGCAGATCAATAAAGATTTTGAGGATTGTTTGATTTACCTATAAATCTTAGTGGAATTTTGCAATAATACTGCATGATATATTCAGTGAATGactatttatttcactttgaGAACTGTTTAGTGGTGTGCTTTGTGATACTATTGTTGTTTCACGTATTTTCAGGGATTCCTCGAAAATATGTAGTtgtaaaaaagtgattttaaaTTGACCGTTGCAAAAAGCGTGGGGTATCTCGGCAGGAATGCGCGGGTGTCCGGAATATTGGCTCACATCATCAGCGTAGCTAAACTAATGTAGTTTTAGTGGTTTCCAAAATTATCGGTTCTGGTCCCTGTTTGGAATTTCTTGGTTTTATATCTGTGTTCATGTAGCTAACGGACTTTCAGACGCACATAGATTCATGGGATTGGGTTTATCTATCCAGAGATAGTGTATACGGATCCCGTTCCAATATCCCAATGTACAAGCCCAAGAACATTACACGTTCGTCTCCAAGCTTTGTCACAATTCGCATTGTTCTGCATTATCGAGAAACTAGAAGCTAGTAGTTCACCCTCCAGTTATGGACTGAGGATGAGCGGTTGTTTAAAATGAAGACGCCGTGGTGCTgggatttcagaaaattcacgAGGCGAAGATTCATGATTCCTATCGTAAATTCATAAACTGATTACCCcacttcaagtttttttttttcaaaggatacACTTCATGCACGTTCATGAACTAAGAAGACTCTGAATTCAAGTTGGACGCGTTGGGATATCTGgtactcagtggcgcccttatttcccgatgCTCTGACTTACTCTTTTCTTCTAGTAACtgaagtttacatgtcatagatcctctacgaccaatgcttaggccttagggacccgattgatttgattattcacttcgagaaataagggcgccgcTGAGTGCCCCCCACCCCCTAACGACACCTTACCCGGGACTTTCAGCTACATGGAAACTGTTAAGTCATTGCTGGTTGGGGACGTTTTGCTTGTCTGACGCGTAGGCAAAAAGCCTGTGTTTGCTCGACTCGAcatcttattttctttagaaTACAGCAATTCTTTAGAATAAGACGATACAGCTGtcattgtttgtgtttttgaaGATAATTAATCCGCATGTAATTATCCTTTTATTGTTGAGGTGCCCAACAACCGCCGGTTCTGCGGCTTTTGGAGCAGCTACTATGTGTGATGGCGCAGTCACCGTTTCACATGACTTCGACGCTGCTGCAGAAGCGAACTCTGATTATTCGTCAGATGAGGAGGACAAACTCTTGGAGCCCCGTTTCAAATATCAAAGGATTGAAGGACCTGATGCTAAGCAGATGCTGACTTCTCAAATCATAAGTACCATGGCTGCTCATCTCAAGCTTATTGTGGTTGGCACTCAAATGGGCTACCTTTGGATCATGGATCACTTTGGACATGTAGATCATGAACATATTCCGGTTCTCCGGCCGCATAGAAGTGCTGTAACAAAATTATCTATCGATGAGCAAGGAAACTACGTAATGAGTTGCGGAAATGATGGACGGGTTGCCGTTTCGGGCATAGGTTGTGATAACCTCAATCATGTAGTAAGTCTTTCTGTGATGCCTCGTTCTATTGCAATAAGCCCATTATTCTCCAAACCAACTCTCTTTCCTATGTTCGTTGTTGGTGAGAGAAACTTGACGATTTACgagaaaaagttcttttcatACAAAGAGACGGTCATATTTCGTGGTGGAGAGAAAGACGGATTCATTTCTCAGTGTTCTTGGCAACAATCTCTCATAGCATTCACCAACGATGGAGGAACGAGGATTTTCGATAAGGTAACCGATCAACTAATATCCCTTATACCACCATCACACGACGTCGATCGAGCGCGCTCTTCACATTTTCCTCCAACTCACTGCTGGCTCGATGATGTTCTACTTGCTGTTGCATGGGCCGATACTCTCACTATAGTTAAAGTGACAGCGAGTGAAGGATCGCCTCGAAGAAGGGCTGAAATTCACTTCATGTGGCATCTCAACATGTTTTGTTCTGGGGTTTCTTACATGAACGGAACTTCTGGTGAACGTCCCGATATCGTTATTTTTGGCTTGAAACTTGGCTGTGATGATGCGGACACTTTGTGTGAGACAACGCCCGTGGTGTCGTACGAATCTATTGCGACAACTACGTCACCTGTACAACTTTCTCTTCTAGCCCCAAAAACATATTCGACTTACCGCCTTCTGGCCGAAGATCAGCTTAGTTTATCAGCGAAAAATTGCTCACAGCCATGGCAATTTTCGATGGCAGGATTGCCATCGTGCGAGTCGTATTTTCTTGCTAGTGCATCGGACTTGGTTATAGCAACCCCATACTGTGCGAAGGACACTGTTCGTTGGCGAGTCGAAAATGGTCTACTAGAAGAGGCATGGGAGTTAGCCTGCGAAAAACAAGCGGATCTTGAAGATACCGAGTGGAACAGTCGAGCTGTCGGTCGTATCATGATTGAACACTTGATTGCAAGTGGAAAGGCACGTCAAGCTGCAGCTAGGATGTCAGAGGTATGTGGCAAAGCGGTTTCGGAGTGGATGTGGGCTATTGGCGAATTCGAGCGTTCCTGTCTTTGTACCCTTATCGCGGAGTTTCTTCCAACTTTCGATCCACAACTTGAACCTGAATGCTACGAAACTGTGCTCCAAGCCGCACTCTATAACGATGTTGACCTCTTCAAACGTTTGGTGCAGCAGTGGTCTCCGAATTTGTATCGAACTGGGTTTGTGACAGGAATGACTTTGAAACGTATACAGGATATTGTGTCCAATCAATCAGAATCGAATCAAAATGAAGAGATTCGGTTGTACCACGCTCTGGCGCATCTATATCTTcacgaaagaaaatttgactcagcatTAAAGATTTATATCAGCTTGAAGGATCCCCAGATATTCGCTGTAATTGACAAGTATCAATTATTTGAGCACGTTAAGGATCAAGTGTCCGAGTTGATGCGTATAAATACGAATCGAGCTCTGCGCCTTCTTCTTGACAACGAAGATAACGTGCCAGCCTCGCTGGTTATGTCTAAGATTGCAGGTCAGCCTAAGCTGCAGTTGGTTTACTTATCAAAACTTCTCAGCAAAAACGAAGGAGCTGAGTTCGCCGATCAAGCCGTTCGCCTTTATGCAGAGTACGACAGAAAGAAACTAATACCTTTTTTGCGTAAAAATGAGAACTATCACATTCGGAAGGCGCTCGAATTATGTCGTCAGAAAAACTTTGTGGAGGAGATGATTTTGTTATTCGGAAAAAGCGGAAGTCATGTTGACGCCTTGGATCTGATGATTAGAAAGTGCAACCAGTTGGATAAGGCAATTGAGTACTGCAAAGAACACGACGACATAGATCTGTGGTCTCGTCTAATAGACGAAGTCATCCAGACACCTGCTCATGTCGCACATTTACTGAACCATGCAGGAAGTAGTATTGATCCTCTTCGCGTCATTGAAAAGATCCCATCTGCAATGTCCATTCCTGGACTACGTAATGCTCTTGTCAAACTGCTCCGTGACTATGCGGCTCGGGTTGAACTACAACGTGGTTGTCAAGAAGCAACGCGAGGGGACGTTCGGGACCTCTTGACGCTCCATCTCCAAATTCAAGCTCTCTCCGTTACTGTTACATCGGAGGCTCGTTGTTCGATATGTGGAAGATCTTTGTTCTTGTCATCAGAC is part of the Necator americanus strain Aroian chromosome V, whole genome shotgun sequence genome and encodes:
- a CDS encoding hypothetical protein (NECATOR_CHRV.G20260.T1) produces the protein MELSYIKLTENRESSAKRNVIMAALNTDKAFVVKNASAASFVLVVNKTCLIGNFAPSLRAPQIGAVIVIEWSFSSNECINRIDIINWNPYNGYNTMALRLASETTDPYPKFIGSFYTCGCIRYKEVPLTNPAIFNDVIGVVDDSRGVLERKYIGKLWATVMYSDFPFGASWILCFVDKYMGETSDYENKFPYKGIVGAVNEGPRRIANYITSRDFPHDVRFFTGRDVGRNEADSLLGREVLFNVRKGDPGFGQSFYVLGKVETTENRSPVIIYDRYFALKLLVEHIGCTDEHGSKIVWSEQWEFIRDEYDLFGNRDYGIYRVEAIRQFKPDEFPRWKVKKILNVVKIYKSGKNDILNSQAALQYRRTRNTEYLKREGERSTFNEKNSDSGIQLEELDDNLTSRTSSRTSDQIYLENTYSDSKYRSSTDEETENELRMYMHKCLMSLKVRAAMKEANPELFEKLVKALMRRISGTGSILSSVHFFCHSDCVSPAGL
- a CDS encoding hypothetical protein (NECATOR_CHRV.G20260.T2), whose translation is MGCVRYTDGPAVSSAGYRSRTPSTSLTKLESIMDDNGEGTKRLEEMLGSARPVKTGHLIAVDYEIVCGGGGGFSNVIMAALNTDKAFVVKNASAASFVLVVNKTCLIGNFAPSLRAPQIGAVIVIEWSFSSNECINRIDIINWNPYNGYNTMALRLASETTDPYPKFIGSFYTCGCIRYKEVPLTNPAIFNDVIGVVDDSRGVLERKYIGKLWATVMYSDFPFGASWILCFVDKYMGETSDYENKFPYKGIVGAVNEGPRRIANYITSRDFPHDVRFFTGRDVGRNEADSLLGREVLFNVRKGDPGFGQSFYVLGKVETTENRSPVIIYDRYFALKLLVEHIGCTDEHGSKIVWSEQWEFIRDEYDLFGNRDYGIYRVEAIRQFKPDEFPRWKVKKILNVVKIYKSGKNDILNSQAALQYRRTRNTEYLKREGERSTFNEKNSDSGIQLEELDDNLTSRTSSRTSDQIYLENTYSDSKYRSSTDEETENELRMYMHKCLIFNACLANFWDWLNFKFRSFLLPF
- a CDS encoding hypothetical protein (NECATOR_CHRV.G20261.T1): MCDGAVTVSHDFDAAAEANSDYSSDEEDKLLEPRFKYQRIEGPDAKQMLTSQIISTMAAHLKLIVVGTQMGYLWIMDHFGHVDHEHIPVLRPHRSAVTKLSIDEQGNYVMSCGNDGRVAVSGIGCDNLNHVVSLSVMPRSIAISPLFSKPTLFPMFVVGERNLTIYEKKFFSYKETVIFRGGEKDGFISQCSWQQSLIAFTNDGGTRIFDKVTDQLISLIPPSHDVDRARSSHFPPTHCWLDDVLLAVAWADTLTIVKVTASEGSPRRRAEIHFMWHLNMFCSGVSYMNGTSGERPDIVIFGLKLGCDDADTLCETTPVVSYESIATTTSPVQLSLLAPKTYSTYRLLAEDQLSLSAKNCSQPWQFSMAGLPSCESYFLASASDLVIATPYCAKDTVRWRVENGLLEEAWELACEKQADLEDTEWNSRAVGRIMIEHLIASGKARQAAARMSEVCGKAVSEWMWAIGEFERSCLCTLIAEFLPTFDPQLEPECYETVLQAALYNDVDLFKRLVQQWSPNLYRTGFVTGMTLKRIQDIVSNQSESNQNEEIRLYHALAHLYLHERKFDSALKIYISLKDPQIFAVIDKYQLFEHVKDQVSELMRINTNRALRLLLDNEDNVPASLVMSKIAGQPKLQLVYLSKLLSKNEGAEFADQAVRLYAEYDRKKLIPFLRKNENYHIRKALELCRQKNFVEEMILLFGKSGSHVDALDLMIRKCNQLDKAIEYCKEHDDIDLWSRLIDEVIQTPAHVAHLLNHAGSSIDPLRVIEKIPSAMSIPGLRNALVKLLRDYAARVELQRGCQEATRGDVRDLLTLHLQIQALSVTVTSEARCSICGRSLFLSSDTRGTDLRIFGCGHVAHSSCCLEAGPKMLLEPGTCPACSEATSDVTLS